The genomic segment CAGCATAATAACATCCCGCGCAAAATTAAGTCGCTCATCGTAACTCCCACACGCGAATTGGCGATTCAGATCGCAGAGAGCTTTACTACGTATGGAAAATTCACTGGGATCAAAAACACAGTCGTTTTCGGTGGCGTGAAGCAAAATGCACAAACGAATGCCCTTCGCAAAGGTGTCGATATTCTCGTTGCAACGCCTGGAAGGCTTTTGGACTTAATAAATCAGGGCTTCATCAGATTAAATGACGTCGAATACTTCGTGCTGGACGAAGCTGACCGGATGCTCGACATGGGGTTTATCAATGACATTCGAAAGATCATAGCCAAATTACCAACGAAACGGCAGTCTTTGTTTTTTTCAGCGACAATGCCGAATAATATTGTAGAACTTTCGAGGAAAATTTTGAGAAATCCTATGAAAGTTGATGTAAGTCCCATTTCCTCTACTGCTGAAACTATAAAGCAATATCTGTATTATACCAATAGATCAAGTAAGAAAGATTTGCTGCGTCATATACTTCAGTATCAAAAGATAGATCAGGTATTATTGTTTTCCAGAACAAAACGTGGTGCTGACAAAATAGATCGTGACCTTAAAAAATATAAGATTAAATCAGCAGCTATACATGGTGACAAAGAGCAAAATCAAAGGCAAAAAGTCCTGGCGCAATTTAAAGCCGGAGAAATTAGGGTGTTGGTGGCAACAGATATTGCCGCAAGAGGTATTGACATTGACAAACTAAAATATGTCATCAATTATGATATACCAAATGTAGCCGAAACATACGTCCACAGGATAGGTAGATCCGGTAGAGCAGGGGAAGAAGGTAATGCTATATCCCTTTGCGAACCTGAAGAAAATGCTTATATAAAAGATATCGAAAAATTGATAAACCAGAAAATAGAACTTGTCAAAGAAAACCCTTATCCTCAAACAGAAAAGCCAATGACAGGAAACGAAAAGAAGGAATGGGACAAAGAGAAACAACAAAGAAGACAAGAATATTTTACTGCG from the bacterium genome contains:
- a CDS encoding DEAD/DEAH box helicase; this encodes MLFRKLGIIEPILKALKEERYTEPTSIQVKAIPLILKRNDVLGSAQTGTGKTAAFAIPILQHLFLARQHNNIPRKIKSLIVTPTRELAIQIAESFTTYGKFTGIKNTVVFGGVKQNAQTNALRKGVDILVATPGRLLDLINQGFIRLNDVEYFVLDEADRMLDMGFINDIRKIIAKLPTKRQSLFFSATMPNNIVELSRKILRNPMKVDVSPISSTAETIKQYLYYTNRSSKKDLLRHILQYQKIDQVLLFSRTKRGADKIDRDLKKYKIKSAAIHGDKEQNQRQKVLAQFKAGEIRVLVATDIAARGIDIDKLKYVINYDIPNVAETYVHRIGRSGRAGEEGNAISLCEPEENAYIKDIEKLINQKIELVKENPYPQTEKPMTGNEKKEWDKEKQQRRQEYFTAKNKKQNRTNSSRFSR